Part of the Candidatus Dadabacteria bacterium genome is shown below.
CGGTTCCTATAACAATATTTTTCGGGAAAACATTGTCTTTTCCGGATGATATTACCTTGTCTCCGGCTATAACATCATCCTCTTGTTCAAGGTACTTCATAACGTAATGGTTTCCCGCTCCAGTCACTATGCCCCGTGCGCGACTCCTCTGCACGATCGCGTCAGCGACGCTTGAGGGATTTGTCATCAGCATTACCATAGAGGTTTTTTCATTCACCGAGTGTATGGTTCCGATAGCCCTAACGTTGGTCAGCACCGGAGCTCCCTTCTTTATTCCAGAAGACGACCCTTTGTCTATTATAAGGAATCCGGGGCCTACGACTGAGGGGCTACCCCCTATGACCCTTGCTCCCAGCATCTTCCCCTTGTGAGAGTTTTTATAATTAAGGAGGCTTCTCAATCTTTCGTTCTCAAGCCTTATTTCCGTTAGCATCAGGTTCTGGGTTTCCATTTCCTGAAGCTGTGCTTTGAGGCGGGAATTTTCAACGCTTGTATCGACAAGGTCAATATAATGGTCCCAGTAGTATCTTACTCCATCCTTTATATGGTTTGCGAAAGCACCGGAACTGTGGTTAACGCTGAGCATTAACTTGGTAGTGTAGCTGGTCTCCCTCTTTGTCAGATCAAAAACAACGGGTAGAAGATGGATTGACGCAATTATGAGGATAAAGGATAGAAATAGCTGATTCTTGGTAAAAAACTTCCTCATTAAGCTCCCTTCCGGTCGGGAATACTTAACCTTGATCTCTGGCAACGGGCAAAACCGTTGTCCACGCTATAACAAAAGCTGTTGCAAGGAGTTACGAAACACAAAAACCTTTTGGGCGAACACTTTAACACAAAACAGTCCAAGTTTCAAACAAAACTTAAAGTCACGGGTTAAAAAACGACTGGGATTCCTTGGAATTCCCCCGCCGTTCATATTATATAGCGACGGAATTGAGAAGTTCTATATCTTCAAGAGCTTTCCCGGAACCCATAACCACGCAATCAAGAGGCTGTTCAGCCCTTCTTATTTTGATACCGGTTTTTTGCTCTATACGATTGCGCAGTCCTTTGAGCAGCGAACCGCCTCCGGCAAGCATTATTCCCGAGTCAAAAACATCGGCGGACAGCTCCGGCGGAGTTCTCTCCAGAGTTTGCATGATTGCGTCAACTATCTGGTTTATAGTATCTTCCACGGCCTCTTCAATTTCCTGCATGTCAATGGATAACATTGAGGGAACTCCGGAAATATTGTTTCTTCCGGTCACCTTCATTTGCGTCTTTCTGGTACTGTTTATTTCCGGTCTTATTTCCGGTAATGAGGAGAATTTTTTCTTAACTTCTTCTGCCGTCCTGTATCCAATGATTATGTTGTGATTTCTTTTCATCCACTGCTGTATGGCCTCATCCATCTTGTCTCCGCCAATTTTGATCGATCTGCTTACAACTATCCCGGACAGGGCGATAATGGCTATTCCAGTGGTACCGCCTCCTATGTCAACCACCATGTTTCCAGAAGGTCTGTGTACTTCTATCCCGGCACCTATGGCGGCGCACATTGTTTCCTCGATTAGATATACTTTCCTCGCTCCTGCAGCCTCGGCCGATTCTCTTACGGCCTTTTTCTCTACTTCGGTAATCTCAAGAGGAACCGATATTACTACTCTCGGGCGCACTAAGTTTCTTTTATTGCCGTTTGATTTCTTTATGAAGTACTCGATCATTCTCTGGGCGGCATCAAAGTCGGCAATAACCCCGTCGCGAAGCGGCCTTATGGCCCTGATTGACCCTGGAGTTCTTCCGACCATCTCCCTGGCCTGCTGGCCTACCGCAATGAGTTTTGATCTTTGTCCCGGAATATCCTGAACGGCTACCACAGAGGGTTCGTTGGACACTACCCCCTCGCCTTTGAGGTATACGAGGGTGTTTGCAGTTCCAAGGTCAATAGCGAGATCATTTGAAAAATATTCCAGAAACCTGTCCAGTATCATTTTTGGTAATTACCCCTTCTTTTTCAGTTAAAACAGAACTAAACCCGAAAACACTCACCGCGCGCATCTGCAAGGCAGACGAGGCGACGACAAAACATCAATTCATCTTTCAACTATAGCATTTTTTTTAAGCTATTCAAAGCGGCTATGAAAAGGTTTTTCCCTTATTTTTACCGCGTTCGGAGTTTTATCGTCGTGTTGTTCTGCGCCGACGGTTATTTCTCCCTGAAAATCACGAAATTCCCTTCTTATATAGCCGATAGCTATATTCTTTCCGAGGGTGGGAGAGTAAGTAGAGGAGGTTATTCTCCCCACTTTTTTTCCCTTGACCCAGAGCGTATCTCCTGGCGACGCGCAGTCATCTTGCTCGGACGCAAAATAAGCCAGATGCCAGTTTACTCTTCCTCTCCACTTTATTCTTGCTATTACTTCCTGTCCCACATAGCATCCTTTTTCGAAATCAAGGGCGTTCCATATGCCGGCTTCAATCGGTATGGTGGAGATATCCATGTCCTTTCCGTAAACGGGAATACCGGCTTCGATCCTGAGGATCTCAAGAGCCTGCTGCCCTGAAAGTCCCGGGACCTCCGGGTTTTCCAGAAGGAGGTTCCAGATTTCCTCAGCGCTGCAGTTTTTAAAAAGGACATCAAAACCGGTTTCTCCAGTTCTGTTGAGTTTCATAACTGTTGTCTTTCCGAGGGACAGGTGATCGTATTCGTTCATCTGTCCTGTGTTAACGCCGAGGCGTTTGGTGATGAATTCCCCGCAACCGGGACCGCAAATGTGCAGAGTGCAGTAATCTTCGGTAACGTCAACCACCTCGGCTTTGTAAGAAAGCCTGAATTTGCGGAGAAGCTGCGCTATTTCCCCGCCCATGCCGGGTTCCATGTCAATGTAGACCGAGTCTTCGCTTTTAAAGACTCTCATATCCGAGATCATTTTTCCCTTCGGGGTGAGTATTGCCGCGTAGATGCCGCTCCCAGGGAGTTTTTCCTTTACGTCGTTTGTAAGCATTCCCTGCAGGAATTTTACGTGGTCCGCTCCTGAGATCTTAAGCTTTCCTCTGCTTGAGATATCTATAATGCCCACCGAATTTCTTACGGTTTTCGCTTCTTCCGCCGGGTCACCATAGTGTTTCGGGAGAAAAAATCCGCCCGTCTCGGCGAATACTGCTCCCCGGGCCGCGTGTCTATCGTAAAGCGGAGTTTTCTTTGCGGATTCCATTTGCGTCTGCGCTTCCGCGGGCGGGGTTTTGGCCGTCGCCCCCGTTTATCTTATCCCTTGAAAAACCACTGCCTAAATGTAGTATAAAGTCCTTGTTCCAAAAAGAAATTGCAGGGGTGCGAAGTGAGTGAACTGAGAGAAAGTTACAAGGTGGTCATAATGGGTTCCGGCCCGGCCGGTCTTACCGCGGCGCTTTACGCGGCGCGGGCGAATCTTGAGCCGCTTGTGTTTGAAGGTCCGGAAGCCGGCGGGCAGCTCACCACAACCACGGATGTTGAGAATTTCCCGGGGTTTCCGAACGGAATCATGGGTCCTCAGCTCATGGATCTTATGAGGGAACAGTCGGAACGTTTCGGGGCGCAGTGCGTGCAAAAGGCCGTAATCTCGGTTGATTTCTCTGAAAGGCCGTTTCGCGTATCAACGGAAGATGAGCAGATACTGGCCTCCACGTTTATTATTTCTTCCGGTGCTACGGCTAGGATGCTCGGTCTACCTTCCGAACGCGAACTTGTGGGTTACGGGGTTTCCACGTGCGCCACATGCGACGGGTTTTTCTTCAGGGACAAGGAACTTGTGGTGGTGGGGGGAGGTGACAGCGCCATGGAGGAATCCATATTTCTTACCAAGTTCGCTACCAAAGTCACGGTGATTCACAGGCGCGATAAGCTCAGGGCATCGGTGATAATGCAGCAGCGGGCCAGGGAAAACGAAAAGATAGATTTTATCTGGAACGGTGTTGTTGAAGATGTGCTGGGTTCAAGAGAGGACGGGGTAACGGGAGTTCAGATAAAGGATGTCGTAACTGGGGAGAGTTACGTTAAGGAATGTCAGGGAATGTTCGTAGCGATCGGGCATACTCCTAACAGCGAGATTTTCAGGGGACAGCTTGAAATGGACGATAACGGTTACCTGATTACTAGAGACGGTACCTCTGAAACAAACGTTGCGGGTGTTTTCGCCGCCGGGGATATACAGGATACGAGGTACAAGCAGGCTATAACGGCGGCGGGAAGCGGGTGCATGGCGGCTATGGATGCGGAAAAATTCATAGAAGAGCATGGACTTTAGTCCTACCGTGTTCTGATCTTGGACAAAAAGTTTTTATTCGGTTATACAGATTGCCTGCTTTTTTACGGTTTTTGCGGGCGGTTAGCTCAGCGGGAGAGCACCTGCCTTACAAGCAGGGGGTCACAGGTTCGAATCCTGTACCGCCCACCATCTGATTTAAACGGGGCCGTAGTTCAGCCTGGTTAGAACGCTGGCCTGTCAAGCCAGAGGTCGCGGGTTCAAATCCCGTCGGTCCCGCCACCCCGATTAGTAAAGTCGCAATGAATCCCGTTAAAGTCTTGGGGAGTTTTCAGCTTTTTTATGTATAGTTCTCGTATCGGGGTCCACCGCGGGAAATTCGTATCTTGGATATTCAAAAACAGATTGAACGGTTCAAAAAAGGTTACCCGTTCCGCAGGCTTGCTCGTCCCGCTACAGTCGGCGATGGCATAAGAAAGCTGGGAGATGATGAGTCCCGGGAGTTTCAACAGAGATACGAAGACTCTCTTTCCGAAACGAGCGTGTGCAAATTTGTTCCTGCATCTGGAGCGGCCTCAAGAATGTTTCGGGACCTCGGCATGCTTCGGGACGGTTTTTCCCCGGATGAAGCGGCCTTGGATTCCGAAGGGGAAAAGATACTTGAGAAATTTCTCTCGAACTTAACAAAATTTCCTTTCGCGGGCCTGCTTGAAGAAAAGTTGAAAAAAGAGCTTGAGAATGTTGTCTCTTCGGGGAACCTGGAATTCATTCTCAACACCCTCCTGGGAAGTGACGGTCTGGGTTACGCGGACATTCCCAAAGGACTTGTGCCTTTCCACAGTTATGGAGAGGAGCGGAGAACGGCTTTTTCCGAACATTTCAAAGAAGCTCTAGGGTATATAATCTCGCGCGACACGGTCTCGATGCATTTCACTATTTCCCCTGCCTTTGCGGAGCGGTTCGTTCAGGAGGAAAAGGAAGCAGTTTCTCTTTTATCCTCCGAAAGGGTTTCATTTGACGTGACATACTCGGTTCAGGATCCCCAAACGGATACAATCGCGGTCACGATGGACAATGTTCCCGTCTCGGACGCCGATGGATCCCTGCTTCGAAGACCCGCTGGGCACGGAGCGCTACTTAAAAACCTGAATAAACTTTCCTGTGACTGTATTTTCGTAAAAAACATAGATAATGTTGCGAAAGAGGAACTTCTTCCCGATACCGTTAAGTGGAAAAAGACCCTCGGTGGAGTTCTTCTCTCTATCCAGAAAAGAGTTTTCCGCTACACAGAAGCTCTTTCTTCCTCTTGGACCTCGGAGGCACTTGAGCAAGAAATTATTTCCTTTTGCCGGGAAGAACTTTTCATGGACCTCTCCCGGGAACTTTCAGGACTGTCTGGAGCCGGCAGGAGGGAGTTTCTGTTTCGGATGCTTCACAGGCCTATCAGGGTATGCGGCGTCGTAAAGAACGTGGGTGAACCGGGCGGTGGTCCGTTCTGGGTGGAAGGAGGAGGGGGGGAATCCCTTCAGATAGTTGAAAGCGCGGAGGTTGACCGGGACTCTTCTTCCCAGCGGCATATCTGGGAGAGTTCAACCCATTTTAATCCCGTGGATATTGTCTGCGGAGTGAAGGATTTTAAGGGGAAGAAATTCAATCTGACCGGCTTTGTCGACCCCGAAGCCGGAATTATCACCGAAAAGACCTTTGGCACAAAGAAGATAAAGGCGCTTGAGCTCCCCGGGCTCTGGAACGGCTCCATGTCCGGCTGGATAACCGTTTTCGTTGAAGTTCCTTCCACCACGTTCAATCCCGTGAAAACCGTCTGGGATCTTCTAAAGGAGCCCCATCAGGTAAAGTAACACCCGGAAGTTTTTCCGTGGAAATCGGTTCTCAAAATGCCTAGAGAAAATCTTTACTGTCTTGTTCTTGCCGGGGGACGGGGAACCAGGCTCTGGCCTCTCTCAAGAGAGTCCATGCCCAAGCAGTTCCTCAGGATAAGCGGAGATGACTCGCTTCTGCTTGGGACGCTTAAACGCGCCGCCCGTCTTGTCGCCCCGGAGAACATACAAGTTGTGCTTGAGGAAAAACAGCTTTCGCTGATCGAACAGAGTCTTCAGTCCACGGATTTTCCGGAAAAAATAAAGGTTATTACGGAGCCCGTGGGCAGAAACACCGCCCCCGCGATTCTGCTCGGGACTCTTGGGATTGCTTCTCAGGACGAAGACGCGGTGATAATGGTCTTCCCCTCAGATCATATGGTTGAGGACGACGAGAATTTCCGCGATCATGTGCGAAGAGCGGTCTCGCTTGCCGAAGATGACTACATAGTGTCTTTTGGGATCACTCCCTCAGCACCCGAGACCGGATACGGCTACATTGAGGGTGGGGAACCGCTTGGTGACGGCGGGCGTAGAATAAAAAGATTTGTTGAAAAACCCGATGCCGAGGTCGCGAGAGAATACTTGCTTTCAGGAAACTTCTTCTGGAACAGCGGAATGTTTGTTTTCCGGGCCCGGACTATGGTTGAAGAATATTCAACCCTCTGCCCCGAGATTTACGCGCCAATTCACGAAACTTTCCACCAAGAAGTCGGCAGGGATACTTACTCCGGGCTTCCTCCCGTTCCTGTTGACCGTGCAATAATGGAGAGAACTTCGCGCGGAGCCGTGGTACCGTCTTCTTTCTCTTGGAGCGACATGGGGTCATGGAGGCTTTTTTACGAGTTTTTCCCGAAAGATTCAGAGGGCAACGTGCTTGATGGGGATGTAATCCTCAGGGACACGGAGAATTCTCTTGTAAGAAGCGGCTCAAGGCTTGTCTGCGTAAACGGTCTTCGAGACGTTGCGGTAATTGAAACCCAGGACGCCGTTTTTGTCTCCGACCTTGGACGCTCAAATGAAGCGGGCGCGTTCGCGGAGAAATTAAAGGGGGAGGGCAGAGAAGAGTCAATCTATCCAATGGTAGTTCACTATCCTTGGGGCAGCAGAGAAGAAATTCAAAAAGGGGAACTCTCTAAAGTAACGAAAACGACTGTTTTTCCCGGTAAGTCGGCAAGGATGGAGAATGCCTCTCCCCAACCCCTCTGTCTGCTGGTTCTCGAAGGACAGGCTCTGATAATTGGTGATGAGGGCAATAATGAACTTGGCCCCGGGCAAACAGTTTTTCTTGAGAACGGGGCGAACTGTTCTGTTGAAAACAGGGCGGATAGTGTTCTAATCATTCTTGAGATTTTTTCCGTTGAGAGTTAAAAAAAGCAAAAAAAGCGTAGTTTTGACTCTGTTTTCCGTTGAGTTATCATTTTTTCACCAAGCGGGGAGAGGTGGCCGAGTGGTCGAAGGCGCTCGATTGCTAATCGAGTAAGGGGTGAAAGCCCCTTCGTGGGTTCGAATCCCACTCTCTCCGCCATTTCCTGTTTCCATTATCAAACGATTGGTAATGCGATTTATCAGTTTAGTTGCTATCCGCACCCCAGTAATTTTTACTTGACAGCAAATCTGGTTTTTTTAGAATTATAAATAAATTTAGATAAGTCTAAAATATTTTTTTGACTATCTTAATTTCAAGCGGTCTTCATGAAGACAGAGAGGAATAAAGATGCTTTCGCAATTATGTGTGTTCTGTACAGCTGTTTTACTGGCGGGAGTTTTGTCACAGCCATTAAGAGCCGAAGAACCGCATTCGCCTAAAACTCATGAACACACTGAGTGCGTTTATAACATAGGTTCTTTACTTACTTTGTCGGATGCCATTCAAAATGCTCTGGATTATTCACCACGCATTAAATCGGCTGTTGCAGAAGTGGAAGCTGCGAAAGGTGCGGAGAACCAAGCGGGATATTTCCCGAATCCGGAAATCGTGTTTGAGGCGGGAAATCTTGCCGGCAGTGGTGAATTCGGTGGCACGGATTCGGCTGAGTTTACCTACAGCTTAACGCAGACCGTTGAGATTGGTGGTAAACGTTCGGCACGCATGAGTGCCGCGAAAGCGGCTCGTGAGGCTTCCGGTACGGCACTGATAGCTGAGCGGCTCAACCTTGAGCGCGATGTTCGTATCGCATATTTCGATGCGTTGGCCAGAGACGAGGCGGTCAAGCTTGCGGTGGAACAGGAGCGGTTGGCCAAGGATGTTCTGGGCACTGTATCCAGACAAGTGCAGACCGCGGAAGAACCAGAGATTCAACTGAGCAAGGCGGAAGTGGCCTATACAGCCAGTGTTGTTACGCGTGAACGAAAAGAACACGAACTGAAAATTGCCAAGAAAAAGCTTGCGAGATTATTGGGAGCCTCCACATTGGACAGTTCTCTTAACCACGCTCATTTCTTTGAACTTAAAGCCCCGGGTCCTATAGAAAACTACCGTGTTAACCTCGCCCGCATTCCCGATATGAGGCAATTTTCTTATATAAAGACCCAAAAAAAATCACTTCTGGACTTGGAGCGCGCACGGGCTATTCCGGATCCCGATTTCAGCCTTGGTGTAAGAGATTTTAAAGATAGTGGTGATCAGGCCTTTGTTCTTTCCGTCTCGCTTCCCATACCGGTTTTTAATCGGAACAGAGGGAATATTGCTAGGGCACGTGCGGAAGTTAGGCAGGCAAAAAGTAATGCTTGGCAAGCTGGATTAATTCTGGAGCAGCAACTTGCGGAGAACTGGGAGCAGTGGAGAACTTATTACTCAGAGGCGCAAAGATTGAGAACGGAACTTCTTCCATCTGCGGAAAAAGCGTTTAAATTGGCGCGCGTCGGATTTGCCGAAGGTAAATTCTCTTATCATGAAGTGCTTGACGCACAGCGCACTTTGTTTGGCGCCAGATCTCAATATTACGATTCATTGAGGCTCTATCACGCTGCTCGTGCCAACGTGGAGCGATTAGGGGCTGTGACAGAGTAAGGAAAAAGCTAGATATACGTAAGGATAATATGGAACCGGAGATTATTCTCGAGAAAACGGTTTACACGGCAGTCGCATAGGCAATTTCATTCTTTACTTCTCTTATTTTCACCTTTACTTCCGTACCGGTACTGATACTGCCTTCGGTTAGCTTGACGTTTATGTAGTTTTTCGTGGTGCAGTTTGATTTGTTTTCCACGATCGCATCAAGGGTTTTGCCGATGAACTTCCTGTAGAAATCCTCCTTTTTCGTTTTTCCGAGGGCACGAAGTTCAGCCGATCTTTCCTTTTTTACCTGCGGGGATATCTGGTCTTTCATGTTCGCCGCCGGGGTCATTTTCCTTATTGAATAGGGGAACACGTGGAAATAGGTAAGTTCCGATGCGGCCGCAACATCGCGTGAATTTTCAAACTGCTCCTGCGTTTCCCCCGGAAACCCGACCATTATGTCTGTGCCGATCGAAGCCTCCGGCAATGCACTGCGTATCGAGTCCGTGCACTTAAGGAATTGCTCGGGACTGTACCTTCTTCTCATTCTTCTCAGGACGTCTGTGTCTCCGCTTTGAAGCGCTACGTGGAAACTCGGACATATGACTTCGGAATCCGAGACGAAACGAATCAGTTCCTCCGTGGTATCCGCCGGGTCAAGCGAGCTAAGCCTTACTCTGCTTACGGCTCCGGACTTCTCAATCTCCCCCAGCAGGCTAACAAGATCAGAACCAATGTCTCTCCCGTAGCTTGCCAGATGAACCCCGGTGAGAACAACCTCCTTGTAACCTCCCCGTGTGAGAGTTTTCAGCCTTGAGATCACTTCATCCGACTCCAGACTGCGGGAGCGCCCCCGCGCCCTTGGAATCACGCAGAACGTGCAAGCGTAGTTACAGCCGTCCTGTACCTTGAGAAACGCCCTTGTCCTGTCGGGGAAGAACCTGATGTCGGGAGTGTCGAACTTTCTTTTCTTCTCCTTGAAGATATCGGATATGAGAACCTTCGGCTCACTCTGAACCTCACCCCGGCGAATTGCTCCGAGAAGAGATGAGGACTTGTGGGAGTTTCCGATTACGTAGTCGACTTCCCCCATGGCAGAGAGTTGCTCCGGGGAGACCTGGGCGTAACAGCCGGTCACTATTACGACGCCTCGAGGGTTTGATCTTTTTGCCCTGTATATGTAATTCCTAGCTTCCGAGTCCGCCTTGTGCGTGACGGTGCAGGTATCTATTACGTATACGTCAGCCGGTTCGTCAAATTTTTTGTTCTTTACGAACTCGGAGGATGGCAGGTGGTTAAGCAAGGCGGCCGTGTCATACTGGTTAACCTTGCACCCCAGGGTCACGACGGAAATCCTTTTCATTGCATGTGAGCCTCTTTTATCCAGCCGCCAC
Proteins encoded:
- a CDS encoding mannose-1-phosphate guanylyltransferase/mannose-6-phosphate isomerase → MPRENLYCLVLAGGRGTRLWPLSRESMPKQFLRISGDDSLLLGTLKRAARLVAPENIQVVLEEKQLSLIEQSLQSTDFPEKIKVITEPVGRNTAPAILLGTLGIASQDEDAVIMVFPSDHMVEDDENFRDHVRRAVSLAEDDYIVSFGITPSAPETGYGYIEGGEPLGDGGRRIKRFVEKPDAEVAREYLLSGNFFWNSGMFVFRARTMVEEYSTLCPEIYAPIHETFHQEVGRDTYSGLPPVPVDRAIMERTSRGAVVPSSFSWSDMGSWRLFYEFFPKDSEGNVLDGDVILRDTENSLVRSGSRLVCVNGLRDVAVIETQDAVFVSDLGRSNEAGAFAEKLKGEGREESIYPMVVHYPWGSREEIQKGELSKVTKTTVFPGKSARMENASPQPLCLLVLEGQALIIGDEGNNELGPGQTVFLENGANCSVENRADSVLIILEIFSVES
- a CDS encoding aminomethyl transferase family protein, which gives rise to MESAKKTPLYDRHAARGAVFAETGGFFLPKHYGDPAEEAKTVRNSVGIIDISSRGKLKISGADHVKFLQGMLTNDVKEKLPGSGIYAAILTPKGKMISDMRVFKSEDSVYIDMEPGMGGEIAQLLRKFRLSYKAEVVDVTEDYCTLHICGPGCGEFITKRLGVNTGQMNEYDHLSLGKTTVMKLNRTGETGFDVLFKNCSAEEIWNLLLENPEVPGLSGQQALEILRIEAGIPVYGKDMDISTIPIEAGIWNALDFEKGCYVGQEVIARIKWRGRVNWHLAYFASEQDDCASPGDTLWVKGKKVGRITSSTYSPTLGKNIAIGYIRREFRDFQGEITVGAEQHDDKTPNAVKIREKPFHSRFE
- the trxB gene encoding thioredoxin-disulfide reductase — protein: MGSGPAGLTAALYAARANLEPLVFEGPEAGGQLTTTTDVENFPGFPNGIMGPQLMDLMREQSERFGAQCVQKAVISVDFSERPFRVSTEDEQILASTFIISSGATARMLGLPSERELVGYGVSTCATCDGFFFRDKELVVVGGGDSAMEESIFLTKFATKVTVIHRRDKLRASVIMQQRARENEKIDFIWNGVVEDVLGSREDGVTGVQIKDVVTGESYVKECQGMFVAIGHTPNSEIFRGQLEMDDNGYLITRDGTSETNVAGVFAAGDIQDTRYKQAITAAGSGCMAAMDAEKFIEEHGL
- a CDS encoding TolC family protein; translated protein: MLSQLCVFCTAVLLAGVLSQPLRAEEPHSPKTHEHTECVYNIGSLLTLSDAIQNALDYSPRIKSAVAEVEAAKGAENQAGYFPNPEIVFEAGNLAGSGEFGGTDSAEFTYSLTQTVEIGGKRSARMSAAKAAREASGTALIAERLNLERDVRIAYFDALARDEAVKLAVEQERLAKDVLGTVSRQVQTAEEPEIQLSKAEVAYTASVVTRERKEHELKIAKKKLARLLGASTLDSSLNHAHFFELKAPGPIENYRVNLARIPDMRQFSYIKTQKKSLLDLERARAIPDPDFSLGVRDFKDSGDQAFVLSVSLPIPVFNRNRGNIARARAEVRQAKSNAWQAGLILEQQLAENWEQWRTYYSEAQRLRTELLPSAEKAFKLARVGFAEGKFSYHEVLDAQRTLFGARSQYYDSLRLYHAARANVERLGAVTE
- the mreC gene encoding rod shape-determining protein MreC, producing the protein MRKFFTKNQLFLSFILIIASIHLLPVVFDLTKRETSYTTKLMLSVNHSSGAFANHIKDGVRYYWDHYIDLVDTSVENSRLKAQLQEMETQNLMLTEIRLENERLRSLLNYKNSHKGKMLGARVIGGSPSVVGPGFLIIDKGSSSGIKKGAPVLTNVRAIGTIHSVNEKTSMVMLMTNPSSVADAIVQRSRARGIVTGAGNHYVMKYLEQEDDVIAGDKVISSGKDNVFPKNIVIGTVTKVESDRGLQRAIIKPEIDVSRVEEVLIHLN
- the mtaB gene encoding tRNA (N(6)-L-threonylcarbamoyladenosine(37)-C(2))-methylthiotransferase MtaB: MKRISVVTLGCKVNQYDTAALLNHLPSSEFVKNKKFDEPADVYVIDTCTVTHKADSEARNYIYRAKRSNPRGVVIVTGCYAQVSPEQLSAMGEVDYVIGNSHKSSSLLGAIRRGEVQSEPKVLISDIFKEKKRKFDTPDIRFFPDRTRAFLKVQDGCNYACTFCVIPRARGRSRSLESDEVISRLKTLTRGGYKEVVLTGVHLASYGRDIGSDLVSLLGEIEKSGAVSRVRLSSLDPADTTEELIRFVSDSEVICPSFHVALQSGDTDVLRRMRRRYSPEQFLKCTDSIRSALPEASIGTDIMVGFPGETQEQFENSRDVAAASELTYFHVFPYSIRKMTPAANMKDQISPQVKKERSAELRALGKTKKEDFYRKFIGKTLDAIVENKSNCTTKNYINVKLTEGSISTGTEVKVKIREVKNEIAYATAV
- a CDS encoding rod shape-determining protein is translated as MILDRFLEYFSNDLAIDLGTANTLVYLKGEGVVSNEPSVVAVQDIPGQRSKLIAVGQQAREMVGRTPGSIRAIRPLRDGVIADFDAAQRMIEYFIKKSNGNKRNLVRPRVVISVPLEITEVEKKAVRESAEAAGARKVYLIEETMCAAIGAGIEVHRPSGNMVVDIGGGTTGIAIIALSGIVVSRSIKIGGDKMDEAIQQWMKRNHNIIIGYRTAEEVKKKFSSLPEIRPEINSTRKTQMKVTGRNNISGVPSMLSIDMQEIEEAVEDTINQIVDAIMQTLERTPPELSADVFDSGIMLAGGGSLLKGLRNRIEQKTGIKIRRAEQPLDCVVMGSGKALEDIELLNSVAI
- a CDS encoding DUF4301 family protein, producing MRILDIQKQIERFKKGYPFRRLARPATVGDGIRKLGDDESREFQQRYEDSLSETSVCKFVPASGAASRMFRDLGMLRDGFSPDEAALDSEGEKILEKFLSNLTKFPFAGLLEEKLKKELENVVSSGNLEFILNTLLGSDGLGYADIPKGLVPFHSYGEERRTAFSEHFKEALGYIISRDTVSMHFTISPAFAERFVQEEKEAVSLLSSERVSFDVTYSVQDPQTDTIAVTMDNVPVSDADGSLLRRPAGHGALLKNLNKLSCDCIFVKNIDNVAKEELLPDTVKWKKTLGGVLLSIQKRVFRYTEALSSSWTSEALEQEIISFCREELFMDLSRELSGLSGAGRREFLFRMLHRPIRVCGVVKNVGEPGGGPFWVEGGGGESLQIVESAEVDRDSSSQRHIWESSTHFNPVDIVCGVKDFKGKKFNLTGFVDPEAGIITEKTFGTKKIKALELPGLWNGSMSGWITVFVEVPSTTFNPVKTVWDLLKEPHQVK